The genomic region GCGTCGCCGCCGACCGGATCGATCACGACATCGATCGCGCGACCGCCGTTCGCGGCCTTCACGTCGTCGCGCCATGTTTCGGAGCGCGCATCCACGACCGCGTCGGCCCCGGCGGCAATGGCCAGCGCGCGCTTGGCCTCCGACGATGCCGAGCCGATCACGATCGCGCCCAGCGCCTTGGCGACTTCGATCGCAGCATAGCCGACTGCGCCGCCCGCGCCGAGCACCAGCAATGTTTCGCCCGCTTTCAACCCGCCACGCTGGACAAGTGCATAATAAGCCGTGGCATAGCTCACGCGGAACACTGCCGCTTCCGCGAAACTCATGCCGGCGGGGATCGGCAGCGCGAGCCTCGCCGGCACGACGGAGTCCTCCGCGAAGGCGGCCCCGAACGCGCTTGCCAGCACGCGCTGGCCGATGCGCGCCGGATCAACCCCTTCGCCGACGGCGGTGACGATCCCCGCGAATTCACTGCCGGGAATGAAGGGCAGGGGCGGCTTCAACTGATATTCGCCCGCCGCGACGAGTACATCGACGAAGCTGACGCCGGCGGCGTGGGTCTGGATCGTCAGTTTCCCGGGACCGGGCGGGAAGACCTCGCGCTTCTCCAGGTAGAAGGTTGATGGCGCGCCGAAAGCGTGGATGACGACGGCGCGGCTCACTTGCCGGCCCAGTTCGGCCCGCGCTTCTCGGCGAAGGCGAGCGCGCCTTCGGCAAGATCCGCGCTGGACCGCCATGCCACATATGCTGGATAGGCGGATTGGCGGGTCAGGGCCGCTTCGAGGCCCGGCTCGTCCAGTCCGCGATAGACAGCTTCCTTCGACGCGCGCAATGCAAGCGGCGCGCCCCGCAATATCTCGGCCACCCAGCGCGCGATGGCCGCATCGAGTGCGCCAGGCGCCACCACCTCGTTGACGAAGCCGAGACGATATCCCTCTTCCGCGCTTACCCGTCGCCCGGTGAGGATCATGCCCATCGCCCGTTTCGGTCCGATCTCCCGCGCCAGCCGATGCAGCCCGCCGCCCAGCGCGATCGCACCTACCAGCGGTTCGGGCAGGCCGAAGCTCGCCGTCTCCACGGCGATGACGAGGTCGCAGGCCAGAGCCACCTCGAACCCGCCGCCGAGCGCGAGACCGTTGATCGCCGCGATGACCGGCTTGGCGCAATCGAACCGCTCGATCAGGCCGGCATAGCCGTTGCGGGGATAGACGTGCCGCTCGTCCTCCAGTGCCGCCGCCTTCAAATCCGAACCAGCGCAGAATGCCTTGTCGCCCGCGCCGGTGACGACGCAGACCAACTGCTCGTCGTCGGCGGCGAAAGCGTCGAACGCGATCTGCAATTCGTTGTGCATCGCGCCGTTGATCGCGTTCATGGCCGCCGGCCGGTTGAGCGTGACGGTGGTGACGCGATCGGCCCTGGAAACCGTGATGAACTCCATCCTGTTATCCTCGAAAAGCCGGGCCCCCGCACAGGTGGAGCGGCGGGCGAAGGGGGACGGGTGATTGATAGTCGATCCACACCGATCGATGCGCGATATGCCAGCCGCCGGCGATGCGTATCAGTCGGTCGGTATAATGGCCATCGTGGCCGAGGCGGCTCGTCTGGCGACCCTCGCTCTCCGTCGTCACGACAGGCTCCTGAGCAGCGCGGCACGCCAGTCGCCGGGATCACGCGCGCCGTGGAACTCTGCTTCGAGCCGGTCGATGAGTTCGGCCACGCTCGGCACATCATCAATGAGGCCCGTCGAATGGCCGCCGCTCCAGATGTTCTTCCACGCCTTGATTCCGGGCGGCAGGTCGGGGCGATGCAGCCCCTTGGGCGGCGGCAGATTATCCGGATCTAGTCCGTTCTCGATCATCGAGGGGCGCAGGAAGCTTGCCGGCATCCCGGCAATGGCGTCGGTGAACAGCACGTCGTCGCTGCGCGCCTTCACCAGCATCTGCTTGTGCGGATCGAAGGTGCCCGATTCCCGCGTGGCGATGAAGCGCGTGCCCATCACGACGATATCGGCGCCGAGCGCCAGCGCCGCGGCGATACCGTTGCCGTCGGCGATGCCGCCCGCGAGCATGATCGTGCCGCCGAAGATGCGGCGCACCTGCGGAAGGAACGCGAACGGGTTGAGCGTGCCGGCATGGCCGCCCGCGCCGCCCGTCACCAGCATCAGCCCGTCGACGCCTGCTGCGATCGCCTTCTCGGCGAAGCGCATCGTCGTCACATCGTGAAAGACGGTGCCGCCCCATTCGTGCGCCGCTTCGACCTCCGCCTTCGGATCGCCGAGATTGGTGAGGATCAGTGGCACGCGCGCCTGCTTGCAGATGGCGAGTCGCTCGGCGCGAACCCGCTGGTCGATCGCGGTCGAGGCGAGCAGGTTGACGCAGAATGGCGCGAAACGCTCGCCGCGGCCGAGGCTTTCGGCCTCGGCTTCGCGAATCGCCGCGAGCCATGATTCCAAACTGTGCGGCGCGCGCGGATTACCGCTGGGAAATGCGCCGATCACACCAGCGCGGCAGGAAGCGATCACCAGTTCGAGGCTGGAGCAGATCAGCATCGGCGCCTGCATCACCGGCAGTCGAAGTTGCGACCAATCGATGCTCACCTATCCTCCCGGTTGCCGAACGCCGTCAAAGCGGCTAGCGAGACACTCGTCATAGGTAACTAGGTGTGATAAGACCGTCCAGGGTTTTCGAAGGAGCGGGGACGAATGGCAATCAGGACACGGATCACGGAGCTTCTGGGTATAGAGCATCCGATCGTGCAAGGCGGGATGCAGGGCGTCGGCACGGCCGAGATGGCCTCCGCCGTTTCGAACGCGGGCGGCCTCGGTATCCTCACCGGCCTAACCCAGCCGACCCCGGCGGCGTTGCGCGACGAGATCGAGCGCTGTCGTTCGATGACCGCGAAGCCGTTCGGCGTGAACATGACGGTGTTCCCGACGATCAACTCGCCCGATTACAAGGCGTATGCGCAGGCGATCATCGACGGCGGCGTGAAGATCGTCGAGACGGCGGGCACACCTGCGGTGCGCGAGATCTGGGCGCAGCTCAAGCCACACGGCATCGTCATCCTGCACAAATGCACCGCCGTCCGCCACGCGCTTTCGGCTGAGCGGGCGGGGTGCGATGTCATCTCGATCGATGGCTTCGAATGCGCCGGCCATCCCGGTGAGGACGATATCCCTGGCCTCATCCTGATCCCGGCGGCGGCCGACAAGGTAAAGATCCCGATGCTGGCGAGCGGTGGCTTCGGCGACGGTCGCGGGCTGGCGGCGGCGCTCGCGTTGGGCGCGGACGGCATCAACATGGGCACGCGCTTTTGCGCGACGCAGGAGGCGCCGATCCATGCCAACGTGAAGCAGGCGTATATCGACAATGACGAGCGCGGCACCTTCCTGATCTTCCGCAGCTTCAAGAACACCGCGCGCGTCGGCAAGAACGCCGTGTCGGAGGAAGTGGTGCGCCGCCTTGCCGTTCCCGGCGCGAAATTCTCCGACGTGCAGGAACTGGTCGCCGGCACCGCCGGGCGTGAGCTGCTCAAGACCGGCGACCTGTCGAAGGGCGTGTTCTGGGCCAGCATGGTGCAGGGCCTGATCCACGACATCCCTACCTGTCAGGTGCTGATCGACCGGATCGTCGCCGAGGCTGAAACTATCATTCGTGGCCGGCTGACGAGCTTCCTCGTCTGATCGCCCTTTTTCGACATCCAGCAATTCAGGGAGCATCGAGCATGGAAATCAACAACGAAACCGCAGCCGTCGTCACCGGCGGCGCCTCCGGCCTCGGCGAGGCCAGCGCCCGCGCGCTCGCCGCCGCCGGCGTCAAGGTCGCGATCTTCGACCTCAACGAGGAAAAAGGCGCGGCGATCGCCCGGGAAATCGGCGGCCTGTTTTGCAACGTCAACATCACTAGCGAGGAAAGCGTCGTCGCCGGCTTCGAAAAGGCGCGTGCGGCGCATGGTCAGGAGCGGATTCTCGTCCATTGCGCGCAGGTGTCGCGCGGCGGCAAAACGGTCGGCAGGAACAAGGAAACCGGCGGCCTGAAACGGTTTTCGACCGAGGATTATGAATTCTCCGTCCTTGGTATTCTCGTAGCGAGCTATCGGCTCGCTTCGCTTTCGGCGATCGGCATGGCGAGCCTCGAGCCGCTGGAAGATGGTGAACGCGGTGTCATCACGCTGACAGCCTCGGCCGCCGCGCAGGATGCACAGGTCGGGCAGGTCGCTTATGGTTCGGCCAAGGCCGGCGTGAACGGTCTCGTCCTGCCGATGGCGCGTGATCTGATGGATCTGGGCATCCGCGTTAATTCGATCATGCCCGGCATATTCGCGACGCCGCCGATGCTCGGCGTGCCGCCCAAGGTGCTCGAAGTGCTGTCGGCCTCCGTTCCGTTCCCGAAGCGGCTCGGCAAGCCCAGCGAGTTCGGCAGTCTGGTCATGGAACTGGTGCGCAACAGCTATTTCAACGGCCAGAACCTGCGCCTCGACGGCGCGATCCGTATGCCGCCGCGCTGATCGACCGCGTAAACCGTCAGACATCGCCAGTGCCTTCGAGGATCCAGGATGAATTTCGATCTTTCCGACGAACAGAAGATGCTCGCCGAGCAGGCGCGTGGGTTGCTTGGCGAGCGGTCCACCCCAGATCACCTGCGGTCGCTGATCGAATCCGGTGCCGAATGGGATGAGCCGCTCTGGCGCGAGATCGCCGGGATGGGTTTCCTTGGCGCGGCTATTCCGGAGGAGTTCGGCGGTCTGGGCCTGACCGAACTCGATCTCGGCGTGATCAGCGAAGAGATGGGGCGCGCCAATGTCGCGCTGCCATTCTTCTCGTCGATCGTGCTCGCGGCCGATGCGATTCGGTTGACGGGCAGCGCGGCGCAGAAAGCGGCATGGTTACCGAAGCTGGCGAGCGGGGAGGCGGTCGGCACCTTCGCTTATGTCGAAGGCGCCGGCGGCTGGACCGGACCCGCGCTCAAAGCGACATTCGAAGGCGGCGCGCTGAACGGGGTCAAGACGCCGGTTGCGGACGCTGGCGTCGCCACCGTTGCGGTGGTGCTGGCGCGGGCGGAGGGCAAGCCCGCGCTGGTGCTGGTCAATCTCGATCAGCCGGGCGTGACCCGCACCAGGCTCGACAGCTTCGATCAGCTTCGTCCGCACTACGCGCTGACCTTCGCCAACGCTTCGGCCGAATTGCTGGCGGGGCAAGCGATCGAGGAGTTGTTCGACCGCGCCGTCGTGCAGGCGGCGTTCGAGGCGGTTGGGGGGGCGGACGCCTGCCTCACGATGGCGCGCGATTATGCGCTGGAGCGCGCGATGTTCGGTCGCCCGCTGGCAAGCTACCAGGCGATCAAGCACAAGCTTGCGGACATTGCGGTGGCGCTCGAACTGGCGCGATCCAATGCTTATTTCGGCGGTTGGGCGGCAGGCGAATCCCCTGACGATCTGCCTGCGGCAGCGGCGGCGGCCCGGCTGACCGCAATAAGCGCGTTCGAGCGCGCGGCGCGCGAAAACCTCCAGGTTCACGGCGGCATCGGCTACACTTGGGAAGCCAATTGCCACTTCTATTACCGACGCGAGCGCACGCTGGCGATCTCTCTCGGCAGTCGCGAGGCGTGGGCCGATCGTCTGATCGCGCATCTCCCCGGCACGCAGGCAAAGGCGGCTTGAACGATGGATTTCAACGATACGCCCGAAGAAGCAGCTTTCCGCGCCGAGGCGCGCGCATGGCTCGACGCGAGCGCGCCGGCGCATGAGGTTCCCGAAGGGGTCAAGCTGGACGACGCCGACGAAGTGAGGCGTGGCCGCGCGTGGCAGCGCGCGCTCTACGATGGCGGTTTTGCCGGAATCACCTTGCCCAAGGCCCTTGGTGGACGCGGTGGCACGGTAATCGAGGGCGTGGTCTTCGCTGAGGAGGAGGCGCGGCACCGGCTCCCCAAGGGTCCGTATATGGGCATCGGGCTGGGGATGGCGATCCCGGTGATCGGCAAACATGGCAATGATACGCAACGCGCGCGTTTCATCGATCGAACGCTGAAAGGCGAGCTGACCTGGTGTCAGCTATTTTCCGAGCCGTCTGCCGGCTCCGATCTCGCCAATCTGCGCTCCAAGGCCGTGCGCGACGGCGACGACTGGATCGTCAACGGCCAGAAGGTATGGTCGAGCTGGGCGCACGAAAGCGATTGGGGCATTCTGGTCGTGCGCACCGACCCGACCGTGCCGAAGCATAAGGGGCTGACGTTCTTCGTGGTCGACATGAAGACACCGGGTATCGAGGTTCGCCCGATCAAGCAGATTTCCGGCGCCTCCGATTTCAACGAGACGTTCCTGACCGATGTGCGCATCCCGGATGCCAACCGCATCGGCGCGGTCGGCGAGGGGTGGGCCTGCTGCATGACCGTGCTGATGGGCGAGCGGCTGGGCAGCGGCAGTTCGAAGAGCGGGATGATGCCGATTATCGAATATGCTGCCGCGACCCCGCGTGGCGCGGGCACCGCGCTCGACAACTCGGCGGTGCGTCTGGCGCTGGCGGAAGCGCTGGCGGAGGAGCGTGGCGGCAAATATTTCGAGGCGCGGCTGCGTACGATGGTGTCGCGTGGCGAAAATCCCGGCGCACTCGCCGGCATGGTTAAGCTCGCTTATGCCGGACGCCAGCAACGCGCGCTGGGCCTCGCGATGGAGATACGCGGCCCCGAGGCGCTGGCTCCCTCGGCCGGCGACGCCGCGACGCATGACCTTCAATACGATTATATCTGGTCCACGGTGATGCGGATCGCAGGCGGCGCCGATGAGGTGCTGAAGAACCAGATCGCCGAACGCGTGCTGGGCATGCCGGGCGATGTGCGCTTCGACAAGAATGTGCCGTTCGATCAGCTTTGAGACTGACCCCTTCTTCAAACGAAAGAGACGATCATGGCGACCAAGAGCGAAGACATCCTGCAAAGTGACGAGTGGAAGAAGGCCGTCGACTATGCGATCACGGATGAGGATATCGAGCGGCAGAAGAAGCTCGTCGGTTTCTACGAACCGGCCAAGACGCGCGAATATATCCAGACTGCGACGACCGATAACATCCGTAACTTCAGCCACGGCAACGGCGACGACAATCCGCTCTATTGCGAACCGGATTATGCGAGGACGACGCGCTGGGGCGGGGTGATCGCGCCGGGCATGATGGCCGGGATCATCAATGCGCCGATGATGGGCGATCCGATTCCCGACGAGATCAAGGCGCTCAGGAAGTCACTGTTCCGCGGCGTACACGTCTTCGTTTCCGGCTCGACCTGGGACTGGTATCGGCCGATCCATCCGGGCGATACGCTCTACAGCTACCACGGCGAGGAGAGCTGCGAAGTCAAACAGTCAGAATTCTCGGGTCGCTCGGTCATCAACGTCCGGCGCGACGTGAAGATCAACCAGCGCGGCGAGGTGGTCGCAGTCTATCGTATCCTGCGCGTGCTCACCGAACGCAAGACGGCCGCCAAGAAGGGGAAGTATGCCGCGATCGAGCCGGCGACCTACACCGACGAGCAGATTGCCGACATCGATGCTGTCTATGCCGATGAGAAGGTGCAAGGCGCGGCGCGGCGCGATTTCGCGAGCGTGCAAATCGGGGACTCGCTCGGCAAGATGGCCAAGGGGCCGCTCACCGTCACCGACGTGATCTGCTTCCACGCCGGCGGTTACGGTTTCGTGCCTTATGCGCCGACGGTCGGCCGGCTCGCGCACAAGAACCGCAAGCGGATCGCACCTTTCTACGTCAAGAACGAATATGGCATCCCCGATGTTGCGCAGCGGCTGCACTGGGATCCGAAATGGGCGCAGGCGATCGGCAACCCGATGGCCTATGATTACGGCGTGATGCGCGAGAATTATCTGTTCCATTATCTCAGCGACTGGGCCGGTGACGACGGCATCGTGCTCCACGTCCACGACGAGATCCGCAAGTTCAACTATATGGGCGACACGCAATTCGTGACCGGCGAGGTGATCGCCAAGCGCGAGGAGGGCGGCCAGAATCTCGTCGACGTCGCGGTCCGCTTCACCAACCAGCGCGGCGACGAGACGGTGCGCGCCACCGCGACGATCGCGCTGCCGTCCAGCGGCAAGCTGCCGCTCTATCCCGACGTGCCGCGCGATCTGCAGGAGCAGGCCGCGACGATGATGGCGCGGCATTGGGAATTACTGGCGGCATCGAAGCGCAAGTAACACCGGCGATGATCGGGCGCGCCCTTGTCGCGGCGCGCCCTTCATGCGCCCAATTTTATCGGACTCACGGAGCGGAAATCATGAGCGAAGCTGGCACGTACACGGTCGAGGACGGCATCGGGATCATCATGATCGACAGCCCGCCGGTGAACGCGCTTGGCTTCAAGACGCGTGTCGCGCTGGATGAGGGGTTCCGTAAATTCGCCGCCGACGACAGCGTCCAGGCGATCGTGCTGATTTGTGGCGGCCGCACTTTCTTCGCTGGCGCGGACATTTCCGAATTCGGAAAGCCGCCGCAGGGCCCGGGTCTCCACGAGGTGTTCAACATCATCGAAAATGGCGCGAAGCCGGTCGTCGCCGCGATCCACGGCACCGCTCTTGGCGGCGGCTATGAACTCGCGCTCATCTGCCATTATCGCATCGCGGTGCCGTCGGCCAAAGTGGGGCTGCCCGAAGTCAATCTCGGCTTGCTGCCGGGCGCGGGCGGCACGCAGCGGCTGCCGCGCATCGTTGGCGTAGAGAAGGCGCTGGAGATCGTGACTACAGGGGCGCCGGTTCCCGCGCGCAAGGCGCTGGACATGGGCATGATCGATGCGCTCGCCGAGGAAGACCGCCTAAAGGACGATGCCGTCGCCTTCGCCCGGACGATGCTGGACAAGCCATTGGTGCGCGTACGCGACCGGCAGGACAAGGTCGCGCCATCGCGCGGCCACCCGGAAATTTACGCCGATTTCCTGAAGAAGAACGCGCGCGCCTTCCGTGGCTTCAAGGCGCCATTCAACATCGTCAAGGCGATCGAGGCGTCGGCCGAGATCGAAGATTTCGACAAGGGCCTCGCGCGTGAGGCGGAGCTGTTCCAGGAACTCGTCGCCAGCACCGAATCCGCCGCGCAGCGTTATTATTTCTTCGCCGAGCGTGAGACATCGAAGGTGCCGGATGTCCCGGCCGCGACTCCGACGATCCCCGTGAAGACGGTCGGCGTGATCGGCGCTGGCACGATGGGCGGCGGCATCACC from Sphingomonas sp. CL5.1 harbors:
- a CDS encoding nitronate monooxygenase family protein — its product is MAIRTRITELLGIEHPIVQGGMQGVGTAEMASAVSNAGGLGILTGLTQPTPAALRDEIERCRSMTAKPFGVNMTVFPTINSPDYKAYAQAIIDGGVKIVETAGTPAVREIWAQLKPHGIVILHKCTAVRHALSAERAGCDVISIDGFECAGHPGEDDIPGLILIPAAADKVKIPMLASGGFGDGRGLAAALALGADGINMGTRFCATQEAPIHANVKQAYIDNDERGTFLIFRSFKNTARVGKNAVSEEVVRRLAVPGAKFSDVQELVAGTAGRELLKTGDLSKGVFWASMVQGLIHDIPTCQVLIDRIVAEAETIIRGRLTSFLV
- a CDS encoding MaoC family dehydratase N-terminal domain-containing protein translates to MATKSEDILQSDEWKKAVDYAITDEDIERQKKLVGFYEPAKTREYIQTATTDNIRNFSHGNGDDNPLYCEPDYARTTRWGGVIAPGMMAGIINAPMMGDPIPDEIKALRKSLFRGVHVFVSGSTWDWYRPIHPGDTLYSYHGEESCEVKQSEFSGRSVINVRRDVKINQRGEVVAVYRILRVLTERKTAAKKGKYAAIEPATYTDEQIADIDAVYADEKVQGAARRDFASVQIGDSLGKMAKGPLTVTDVICFHAGGYGFVPYAPTVGRLAHKNRKRIAPFYVKNEYGIPDVAQRLHWDPKWAQAIGNPMAYDYGVMRENYLFHYLSDWAGDDGIVLHVHDEIRKFNYMGDTQFVTGEVIAKREEGGQNLVDVAVRFTNQRGDETVRATATIALPSSGKLPLYPDVPRDLQEQAATMMARHWELLAASKRK
- a CDS encoding enoyl-CoA hydratase-related protein, giving the protein MEFITVSRADRVTTVTLNRPAAMNAINGAMHNELQIAFDAFAADDEQLVCVVTGAGDKAFCAGSDLKAAALEDERHVYPRNGYAGLIERFDCAKPVIAAINGLALGGGFEVALACDLVIAVETASFGLPEPLVGAIALGGGLHRLAREIGPKRAMGMILTGRRVSAEEGYRLGFVNEVVAPGALDAAIARWVAEILRGAPLALRASKEAVYRGLDEPGLEAALTRQSAYPAYVAWRSSADLAEGALAFAEKRGPNWAGK
- a CDS encoding acyl-CoA dehydrogenase family protein — encoded protein: MNFDLSDEQKMLAEQARGLLGERSTPDHLRSLIESGAEWDEPLWREIAGMGFLGAAIPEEFGGLGLTELDLGVISEEMGRANVALPFFSSIVLAADAIRLTGSAAQKAAWLPKLASGEAVGTFAYVEGAGGWTGPALKATFEGGALNGVKTPVADAGVATVAVVLARAEGKPALVLVNLDQPGVTRTRLDSFDQLRPHYALTFANASAELLAGQAIEELFDRAVVQAAFEAVGGADACLTMARDYALERAMFGRPLASYQAIKHKLADIAVALELARSNAYFGGWAAGESPDDLPAAAAAARLTAISAFERAARENLQVHGGIGYTWEANCHFYYRRERTLAISLGSREAWADRLIAHLPGTQAKAA
- a CDS encoding nitronate monooxygenase family protein; the encoded protein is MSIDWSQLRLPVMQAPMLICSSLELVIASCRAGVIGAFPSGNPRAPHSLESWLAAIREAEAESLGRGERFAPFCVNLLASTAIDQRVRAERLAICKQARVPLILTNLGDPKAEVEAAHEWGGTVFHDVTTMRFAEKAIAAGVDGLMLVTGGAGGHAGTLNPFAFLPQVRRIFGGTIMLAGGIADGNGIAAALALGADIVVMGTRFIATRESGTFDPHKQMLVKARSDDVLFTDAIAGMPASFLRPSMIENGLDPDNLPPPKGLHRPDLPPGIKAWKNIWSGGHSTGLIDDVPSVAELIDRLEAEFHGARDPGDWRAALLRSLS
- a CDS encoding NADPH:quinone oxidoreductase family protein — its product is MSRAVVIHAFGAPSTFYLEKREVFPPGPGKLTIQTHAAGVSFVDVLVAAGEYQLKPPLPFIPGSEFAGIVTAVGEGVDPARIGQRVLASAFGAAFAEDSVVPARLALPIPAGMSFAEAAVFRVSYATAYYALVQRGGLKAGETLLVLGAGGAVGYAAIEVAKALGAIVIGSASSEAKRALAIAAGADAVVDARSETWRDDVKAANGGRAIDVVIDPVGGDATERAFRSLAWNGRLLVIGFAGGSIAKLPANLALLKGASLIGVDLRQFGEYEPETAIANVAALFELYEAGRLHPPIARTYALDDFAPAMVEVRAGETAGRIVLTMR
- a CDS encoding SDR family oxidoreductase, whose amino-acid sequence is MEINNETAAVVTGGASGLGEASARALAAAGVKVAIFDLNEEKGAAIAREIGGLFCNVNITSEESVVAGFEKARAAHGQERILVHCAQVSRGGKTVGRNKETGGLKRFSTEDYEFSVLGILVASYRLASLSAIGMASLEPLEDGERGVITLTASAAAQDAQVGQVAYGSAKAGVNGLVLPMARDLMDLGIRVNSIMPGIFATPPMLGVPPKVLEVLSASVPFPKRLGKPSEFGSLVMELVRNSYFNGQNLRLDGAIRMPPR
- a CDS encoding acyl-CoA dehydrogenase family protein, whose protein sequence is MDFNDTPEEAAFRAEARAWLDASAPAHEVPEGVKLDDADEVRRGRAWQRALYDGGFAGITLPKALGGRGGTVIEGVVFAEEEARHRLPKGPYMGIGLGMAIPVIGKHGNDTQRARFIDRTLKGELTWCQLFSEPSAGSDLANLRSKAVRDGDDWIVNGQKVWSSWAHESDWGILVVRTDPTVPKHKGLTFFVVDMKTPGIEVRPIKQISGASDFNETFLTDVRIPDANRIGAVGEGWACCMTVLMGERLGSGSSKSGMMPIIEYAAATPRGAGTALDNSAVRLALAEALAEERGGKYFEARLRTMVSRGENPGALAGMVKLAYAGRQQRALGLAMEIRGPEALAPSAGDAATHDLQYDYIWSTVMRIAGGADEVLKNQIAERVLGMPGDVRFDKNVPFDQL